The following proteins come from a genomic window of Flavobacterium crocinum:
- a CDS encoding cytochrome P450 yields the protein MSSVKKYNYPPKLSILRFFLDAEGVRRNPIPYHEKYFKRFGDSFSIKIGSSKHIILSRDNEVAQYILQKNQKNYHKSKFQSVYLSKYLGKGLLTVDGDFWLKQRRLIQPAFHKQKMNQLVENMKATIISELDQIKTDEEMDLFPVMSELAFNVVAKSLFEFSISQEKLNRIKFIIEEVQNFLIKEIRLPHKAWWFSISGQIKKHLQLAEENNNIIREIIEVRNASKDEFNDLLNMLLETRYEDTGEGMSVKQLIDEIKILFIAGHETTANALTFTLYLLGNNPEVQQKVLEEILKIESETNDVVEQLQKMTYTNAVLNESMRLYPPAWITDRQNVEDDTLAGFSIKEGTLIGVSFYELHRNPKYWNNPDKFDPERFLGEQKKHSMQYFYPFGAGPRMCIGAGFAIYEMCLTVSYIIKKYKITSVGTDVNFNPLITLKPVGVKVIFSER from the coding sequence ATGTCTTCTGTTAAAAAATATAATTATCCGCCCAAACTTTCTATTTTAAGATTTTTTTTGGATGCCGAAGGAGTTCGAAGAAATCCTATTCCTTATCATGAAAAATATTTCAAAAGATTTGGAGATTCTTTTTCTATCAAAATTGGAAGTTCAAAACATATTATTTTGTCGCGAGACAATGAAGTAGCACAGTATATTCTTCAAAAGAATCAAAAGAACTATCATAAATCTAAATTTCAATCTGTTTACCTTTCAAAATATCTTGGAAAAGGACTTTTGACTGTTGATGGCGATTTTTGGCTGAAACAGAGAAGACTTATTCAGCCCGCTTTTCATAAACAAAAAATGAATCAGTTGGTTGAAAACATGAAAGCGACGATTATTTCAGAGTTAGATCAGATTAAGACTGATGAAGAAATGGATCTTTTTCCTGTAATGAGTGAGCTAGCATTTAATGTTGTAGCTAAATCTCTATTTGAGTTTTCAATATCACAAGAAAAGCTGAATCGAATTAAATTTATCATTGAAGAAGTTCAAAATTTCCTAATAAAAGAAATTAGACTTCCTCATAAAGCATGGTGGTTTTCTATTAGTGGACAGATAAAAAAGCATCTCCAATTAGCAGAGGAAAATAATAACATTATTAGAGAAATTATTGAAGTTAGAAATGCTTCAAAGGATGAATTTAATGATTTACTTAATATGTTATTGGAAACCAGATACGAAGATACTGGTGAAGGAATGTCTGTAAAACAATTAATAGATGAAATAAAAATTCTATTCATTGCCGGACATGAAACAACTGCTAATGCCTTAACTTTTACTTTGTATCTGTTAGGCAATAATCCAGAAGTGCAACAAAAGGTTTTGGAAGAGATTTTAAAGATTGAATCTGAAACTAATGATGTTGTAGAACAACTTCAGAAGATGACTTATACAAATGCAGTTTTAAACGAATCAATGCGTTTGTATCCTCCGGCCTGGATTACAGATCGGCAAAATGTTGAAGATGATACTTTGGCTGGATTTAGTATAAAAGAGGGAACTTTAATAGGGGTTTCTTTTTATGAATTACATCGAAACCCTAAATATTGGAATAATCCTGATAAGTTCGATCCAGAACGTTTTTTAGGAGAACAAAAAAAACATTCTATGCAGTATTTCTATCCTTTTGGTGCTGGACCAAGAATGTGTATCGGCGCTGGTTTTGCTATTTACGAAATGTGTTTGACTGTTTCTTATATTATAAAAAAGTATAAGATTACTTCAGTTGGAACCGATGTTAATTTTAATCCACTAATTACCTTAAAACCAGTTGGTGTAAAAGTTATTTTTTCTGAGAGATAA
- the queG gene encoding tRNA epoxyqueuosine(34) reductase QueG, producing MINSKEKYSKFIKAEAKRLGFLSCGISKAGFLEQEAPRLEKWLNNNHNGQMAYMANHFDKRLDPTLLVEDGKSVVSLLLNYYPHSVQNDESFKISKYAYGQDYHFIIKDKLKEFLHSIQENIGEVSGRAFVDSAPVLDKAWAAKSGLGWIGKNSNLITQKVGSFYFIAELIIDLDLEYDYAVTDHCGTCTACIDACPTQAIVAPYVVDGSKCISYYTIELKENIPQEMKGKFDDWMFGCDTCQDVCPWNRFSKSHSEPLFNPNPDLLSFTKKDWIEITEETFKLVFKNSPIKRTKFEGLKRNIKFLG from the coding sequence ATGATTAATTCTAAAGAGAAATATTCAAAGTTTATAAAGGCTGAAGCTAAAAGACTTGGTTTTCTTTCTTGTGGAATATCCAAAGCCGGATTTTTGGAACAAGAAGCACCAAGACTTGAAAAATGGCTAAACAATAACCATAATGGTCAAATGGCTTATATGGCGAATCATTTTGATAAACGTTTGGATCCTACTTTATTGGTAGAAGACGGTAAAAGTGTAGTTTCTCTTTTGCTTAATTATTACCCCCATTCAGTTCAGAATGATGAAAGTTTTAAAATTTCTAAATATGCTTATGGGCAGGATTATCATTTTATTATTAAAGATAAATTAAAAGAATTTTTACATTCAATTCAGGAGAATATAGGTGAAGTTTCAGGACGTGCTTTTGTCGATTCAGCTCCGGTTTTAGATAAGGCCTGGGCAGCAAAAAGTGGCTTAGGATGGATAGGAAAAAATAGTAACTTAATTACTCAGAAAGTCGGCTCTTTTTACTTCATAGCCGAACTTATAATTGATTTAGATTTAGAATATGACTATGCGGTAACAGATCACTGCGGAACCTGTACCGCTTGTATCGATGCATGTCCAACTCAGGCAATTGTTGCGCCCTATGTGGTTGATGGAAGCAAATGTATCTCGTATTATACTATCGAATTAAAAGAAAATATTCCTCAGGAAATGAAAGGAAAGTTTGATGATTGGATGTTTGGCTGTGATACTTGCCAGGATGTCTGCCCCTGGAATCGATTTTCCAAATCTCATTCAGAACCCTTATTTAACCCTAATCCAGATTTACTCTCTTTTACAAAAAAAGACTGGATTGAAATAACTGAAGAAACATTTAAACTTGTTTTTAAAAACTCTCCCATTAAAAGAACAAAGTTTGAGGGACTTAAACGTAATATTAAGTTTTTAGGTTAA
- a CDS encoding cation-translocating P-type ATPase, which produces MYTFSSKLKTFSIILMAVGLLGIGYGFLSAPKDIQEVEKILAADEHGSHGAAHEEKAEASHKEAGHHEAAEASHDAHKTGAHAEVSGANEHEKHLEHVLHQLQNKPWSAVYVACIFFLLLSMGVLAFYAIQQVAQAGWSPVLFRVMQGITAYLPAGSVVFFVILVLCGLHFNHIFVWLGEGVTDPKSANYDAIIAGKSGYLNFPFWIVRAFIFLLGWNIYRHFSRKNCLAQDEANDDLYYKKNFKASAGFLVFFIVSESIMAWDWIMSFDPHWFSTLFAWYVFASFFVSGITTIALVTIYLKSKGYLEYVNNSHIHDLAKFMFGISVFWTYLWFSQFMLIWYANIPEEVTYFVTRIQLYNLPFFGAVVMNFVFPLLILINTDFKRLNWVVVMAGIVILLGHYVDFFNMIMPGTVGDKWFIGVPEIASILFFLGLFIFVVFTALTKSPLLAKRNPFIEESKHFHY; this is translated from the coding sequence ATGTACACATTTTCAAGTAAATTAAAAACTTTTTCTATCATCTTAATGGCCGTTGGTTTATTAGGAATTGGGTATGGTTTTTTAAGTGCGCCAAAAGATATTCAAGAAGTTGAAAAAATACTAGCTGCAGATGAACATGGTTCTCATGGTGCTGCACATGAAGAGAAAGCGGAGGCATCTCACAAAGAGGCAGGTCATCATGAAGCTGCTGAAGCATCACATGATGCTCATAAAACAGGAGCACATGCTGAAGTTTCTGGTGCTAATGAGCATGAAAAACATTTAGAGCATGTATTGCACCAATTACAAAACAAACCTTGGTCTGCAGTATATGTAGCTTGTATCTTCTTTTTACTGCTTTCAATGGGGGTTTTAGCATTTTATGCTATTCAACAGGTTGCTCAGGCAGGTTGGTCTCCAGTATTATTTAGGGTAATGCAAGGTATTACAGCTTATTTACCAGCAGGATCTGTAGTTTTCTTTGTTATTTTAGTTTTATGCGGATTACATTTTAATCACATATTTGTATGGTTAGGTGAAGGTGTAACAGATCCTAAAAGTGCAAATTATGACGCAATCATTGCTGGAAAATCAGGATATTTAAATTTCCCTTTCTGGATTGTAAGAGCTTTTATCTTTTTATTAGGATGGAATATTTACCGTCATTTTTCTAGAAAAAACTGTTTAGCTCAAGATGAGGCTAATGATGATCTTTACTACAAAAAGAATTTTAAAGCTTCTGCAGGATTCTTAGTATTCTTTATTGTTTCTGAGTCTATCATGGCTTGGGATTGGATTATGTCTTTTGATCCACACTGGTTCAGTACTTTATTTGCTTGGTATGTATTCGCATCTTTCTTTGTAAGTGGTATCACAACTATAGCTTTAGTTACTATTTACTTAAAATCTAAAGGATATTTAGAGTATGTAAATAATAGCCATATTCACGATTTAGCTAAATTTATGTTTGGTATCAGTGTATTCTGGACTTATTTATGGTTTTCTCAATTCATGTTGATCTGGTATGCTAACATTCCGGAGGAGGTAACTTATTTTGTGACAAGAATTCAATTATATAACCTTCCTTTCTTTGGAGCGGTTGTTATGAACTTTGTTTTCCCATTATTAATATTAATCAATACAGATTTCAAACGTCTTAACTGGGTTGTTGTAATGGCAGGTATTGTGATATTATTAGGTCATTATGTTGATTTCTTTAATATGATTATGCCGGGTACAGTTGGAGACAAATGGTTTATTGGAGTTCCTGAAATTGCATCGATTCTTTTCTTCTTAGGTCTATTTATATTTGTTGTATTTACTGCATTAACTAAATCTCCTTTGCTTGCAAAAAGAAATCCTTTCATCGAAGAAAGTAAACATTTTCATTATTAA
- the ruvB gene encoding Holliday junction branch migration DNA helicase RuvB, with the protein MNENLDPTTKGYNSEELDLEKRLRPLSFDDFAGQDQVLENLKVFVAAANQRGEALDHALFHGPPGLGKTTLANILANELQVGIKITSGPVLDKPGDLAGLLTNLDERDVLFIDEIHRLSPVVEEYLYSAMEDFKIDIMIESGPNARTVQINLNPFTLIGATTRSGLLTAPMRARFGISSRLQYYSTELLTTIVERSAGILKMPIALEAAIEIAGRSRGTPRIANALLRRVRDFAQIKGNGTIDLEISKYALKALNVDAHGLDEMDNKILLTIINKFKGGPVGLSTLATAVSESSETIEEVYEPFLIQEGFIMRTPRGREVTDKAYKHLGKINMNNQGELF; encoded by the coding sequence ATGAACGAAAATCTTGATCCTACAACGAAAGGATATAACTCAGAAGAATTAGATCTTGAAAAAAGATTGCGTCCGCTGTCATTTGATGATTTTGCAGGACAAGATCAGGTTTTAGAAAATTTGAAAGTTTTTGTTGCTGCAGCAAATCAAAGAGGTGAAGCTCTTGATCATGCTTTATTTCATGGACCTCCTGGTTTAGGAAAAACTACACTTGCCAATATCTTAGCAAACGAGCTTCAGGTAGGTATTAAAATAACTTCCGGGCCTGTTTTAGATAAACCGGGTGACTTGGCGGGTTTACTTACAAACCTGGATGAAAGAGATGTATTATTCATTGATGAGATTCATCGTTTAAGTCCTGTAGTAGAAGAATATTTGTATTCGGCTATGGAAGACTTTAAAATTGATATTATGATTGAATCTGGACCAAATGCCAGAACAGTTCAAATCAATTTAAATCCATTCACACTTATTGGAGCTACAACTCGTTCGGGATTACTAACTGCACCTATGCGTGCTCGTTTTGGTATTTCTTCACGTTTGCAATATTATTCTACTGAACTTTTAACGACAATTGTTGAACGAAGTGCAGGAATCTTAAAAATGCCTATTGCTCTTGAAGCTGCAATTGAAATTGCAGGCCGAAGCCGTGGAACTCCTCGTATTGCTAATGCCTTATTGAGAAGGGTGAGAGACTTTGCGCAGATAAAGGGTAATGGAACTATAGACCTTGAAATTTCTAAGTATGCACTAAAAGCGTTGAATGTAGATGCTCATGGTCTTGATGAAATGGATAATAAGATATTATTGACTATCATTAATAAATTTAAGGGTGGGCCAGTTGGTCTTTCTACTTTGGCGACTGCCGTATCTGAAAGTAGCGAAACTATAGAAGAAGTTTATGAACCTTTCCTGATTCAGGAAGGATTTATTATGCGTACACCACGTGGAAGAGAAGTGACGGACAAAGCTTATAAGCATCTGGGAAAGATAAATATGAACAATCAGGGAGAGTTGTTTTAA
- a CDS encoding cytochrome c oxidase subunit I — translation MSAEAHDHDHGHDHEHEHHHKDTFITKYIFSIDHKMIAKQYLITGIVMGVIGIAMSLLFRMQLAWPEESFKIFNVLLGDKFAPDGVMANDIYLALVTIHGTIMVFFVLTAGLSGTFSNLLIPLQIGARDMASGFMNMISYWLFFLSAVVMLCSLFVEAGPASAGWTIYPPLSALPQAIPGSGTGMTLWLVSMAIFIASSLMGSLNYIVTVLNLRTKGMSMTRLPLTIWTFFVTAIIGVISFPVLLSAALLLIFDRSFGTSFFLSDIYIAGEVLHYQGGSPVLFEHLFWFLGHPEVYIVILPAMGLVSEIMATNSRKPIFGYRAMIMSVLAIAFLSTIVWGHHMFISGMNPFLGSVFTFTTLLIAIPSAVKAFNWITTLWKGNLQFNPAMLFSIGMVSTFITGGLTGIILGDSTLDINVHDTYFVIAHFHLVMGISALYGMFAGIYHWFPKMYGRMLNKNLGYIHFWVTAVCAYGVFFPMHFIGLAGLPRRYYTNTNFPLFDDLQNVNVLITTFALVGGAFQLVFLYNFFSSIFYGKKAVQNPWRSTTLEWTTPVEHIHGNWPGEIPHVYRWPYDYSNPNHDVDFVPQNVPMKEGEEVLHH, via the coding sequence ATGTCAGCAGAAGCGCACGATCACGATCACGGACACGATCACGAGCACGAACATCATCATAAAGACACGTTCATTACTAAATATATTTTTAGTATTGATCACAAAATGATTGCTAAACAATACTTGATTACTGGTATTGTTATGGGAGTAATTGGTATTGCAATGTCCTTGCTTTTCAGAATGCAATTGGCGTGGCCAGAAGAGTCTTTTAAGATATTTAATGTTTTATTAGGAGATAAATTTGCACCTGATGGTGTAATGGCAAATGATATTTATTTAGCTTTAGTTACTATTCACGGTACCATCATGGTATTCTTTGTACTGACGGCTGGTTTGAGTGGAACTTTTAGTAACTTACTTATTCCACTTCAGATTGGAGCAAGAGATATGGCTTCGGGATTCATGAATATGATTTCTTACTGGTTATTTTTCTTATCAGCTGTTGTAATGTTATGTTCTTTATTTGTTGAAGCTGGTCCAGCTTCTGCAGGATGGACAATTTACCCTCCATTAAGTGCTTTGCCACAAGCGATTCCTGGATCAGGAACTGGTATGACTTTATGGTTAGTATCTATGGCTATTTTTATCGCATCTTCTTTGATGGGATCTTTAAATTATATTGTTACTGTTCTTAACTTAAGAACTAAAGGAATGTCTATGACTAGACTTCCACTTACAATCTGGACATTTTTCGTAACAGCTATTATTGGTGTTATTTCATTCCCAGTATTATTATCTGCTGCATTATTATTAATCTTCGATAGAAGTTTTGGTACTTCATTCTTCTTATCAGATATTTATATTGCAGGAGAAGTTTTACACTACCAAGGAGGTTCTCCAGTATTGTTTGAACACTTATTCTGGTTCTTAGGACACCCTGAGGTTTACATTGTAATCTTACCAGCGATGGGTCTTGTTTCTGAAATTATGGCTACGAATTCTCGTAAACCAATCTTCGGATATAGAGCGATGATTATGTCAGTTCTTGCAATTGCATTCTTATCAACTATCGTATGGGGTCACCACATGTTTATTTCTGGTATGAATCCTTTCTTAGGATCTGTATTTACCTTTACAACTTTATTAATTGCAATTCCTTCTGCTGTAAAAGCATTTAACTGGATTACAACTTTATGGAAAGGTAACTTACAATTTAATCCTGCAATGTTGTTCTCTATTGGAATGGTTTCTACTTTCATTACTGGAGGTTTAACGGGAATCATTTTAGGAGATAGTACTTTGGATATTAACGTTCATGATACTTACTTCGTAATTGCTCACTTTCACTTAGTAATGGGTATCTCTGCACTTTATGGAATGTTTGCTGGTATTTACCACTGGTTCCCTAAAATGTACGGAAGAATGTTAAACAAAAACTTAGGTTATATCCACTTCTGGGTAACTGCAGTTTGTGCTTATGGAGTTTTCTTCCCAATGCACTTTATCGGATTAGCCGGTTTACCAAGACGTTACTATACAAATACTAACTTCCCATTATTTGATGATTTACAAAACGTGAATGTTTTAATTACAACATTTGCTCTTGTAGGAGGTGCATTCCAGTTAGTATTCTTATACAACTTCTTTAGCAGTATTTTCTACGGTAAAAAAGCTGTTCAAAACCCATGGAGATCTACAACTTTAGAGTGGACTACTCCGGTTGAGCATATCCACGGAAACTGGCCAGGTGAAATTCCTCATGTATATCGTTGGCCGTATGACTATAGTAACCCAAATCATGATGTAGATTTTGTTCCTCAAAATGTACCGATGAAAGAAGGTGAAGAAGTTTTGCACCACTAA
- a CDS encoding cytochrome c oxidase subunit II: MTSLLVIIVLVLLAVALWQLTKIFDLTQVGASSDDSQVASDNDNNIQGYIMFGFLAFIYIFTIYGLLKWGDLPLHTPASEHGSLVDSLMNITWVLIFTVQVITQGLLYWFSFKYKGNKDKKALFFADSNKLEAIWSIIPSVVLACLILYGLYAWNNIMFVDKDEDVIEIELYAQQFKWTARYAGQDNVLGKANVRLIEGVNTLGVDMSDKNAQDDIVVTELHIPKGKKVHFKMRSQDVLHSAYFPHFRAQMNCVPGMVTEFAFVPTYTTSEYRELPFMVEKVARINKLRAEKSVELVAKGGTALDPYTFDYLLLCNKICGASHYNMQMKVVVDTPEDYKKWLSEKTTLAQDIAAAKAAEKPAEGAAPTTDSTAKVIDTVKAVVDTVKTAVAKVAMK, from the coding sequence ATGACAAGTTTGTTGGTAATTATAGTTTTAGTTTTATTAGCGGTTGCATTATGGCAATTGACCAAGATATTTGATCTTACTCAGGTAGGAGCATCTTCGGACGATTCTCAGGTTGCATCAGATAATGACAATAACATTCAGGGATATATTATGTTTGGCTTTTTAGCTTTCATTTATATATTTACTATTTATGGTTTACTAAAATGGGGTGATTTGCCGCTTCATACTCCAGCTTCGGAGCATGGTAGTTTAGTTGATAGTTTAATGAATATTACTTGGGTTTTGATCTTTACAGTTCAAGTTATTACTCAAGGTTTATTATATTGGTTTTCTTTTAAATACAAAGGAAATAAAGATAAAAAAGCATTATTCTTCGCGGATAGTAATAAATTAGAAGCAATTTGGAGTATTATTCCATCTGTTGTTTTAGCATGTTTGATTCTTTATGGATTGTATGCATGGAATAATATTATGTTCGTTGATAAAGACGAAGATGTTATCGAAATTGAATTGTATGCACAACAATTTAAGTGGACAGCAAGATATGCAGGTCAGGATAATGTTTTAGGTAAAGCTAACGTACGTTTGATTGAAGGAGTAAATACATTAGGTGTTGATATGTCTGATAAAAATGCTCAGGATGATATCGTAGTTACAGAATTGCATATTCCTAAAGGTAAAAAAGTACACTTTAAAATGCGTTCTCAGGATGTATTGCACTCAGCTTATTTTCCACATTTTAGAGCACAAATGAACTGTGTTCCTGGTATGGTTACTGAATTTGCTTTTGTTCCTACTTATACAACTTCTGAGTACAGAGAGTTACCATTTATGGTTGAAAAAGTTGCAAGAATCAATAAGCTTAGAGCAGAAAAAAGTGTTGAATTAGTTGCAAAAGGAGGAACAGCTTTAGATCCTTATACATTTGATTATTTATTATTATGTAATAAAATTTGTGGGGCTTCTCACTACAACATGCAAATGAAAGTAGTTGTAGATACTCCTGAAGATTATAAAAAATGGTTAAGTGAGAAAACTACTTTAGCTCAGGATATTGCAGCGGCAAAAGCTGCTGAAAAACCAGCTGAAGGAGCTGCACCAACTACAGATTCTACTGCTAAAGTAATCGACACAGTTAAAGCTGTTGTAGATACTGTTAAAACAGCTGTAGCTAAAGTTGCAATGAAATAA